A region from the Actinoplanes sp. OR16 genome encodes:
- a CDS encoding isopeptide-forming domain-containing fimbrial protein, whose translation MKGVGRFGVAVLLGALFLLLPAYERTVPARAAATTCPAPVTIANGDFEAPVIAANTMSLIAEGNDMPGWKTTAPDKVFELWREVRQGFTAASGNQFVELNANYVSQLYQDLPTTPGQTLRWELRHRGRLGTDVMATKIGPPGGTLVQQGPLISDGSATWGTWSGTYTIPAGQTTTRFAFDSISAAQNKPTYGNFLDGIAFGTAPCLISTASVSAPAANVGDVLTYTVAASNQGGNPAKNAVLTDDLPPGVTFVPGSIKSITGSSTTTISDAADSDTGEYDAASRTVRVRAGTGAGASSGGQLQVGETRSFTYQVRVTAAVAATVISNEATVTYLDPLVNATKTSTSGTASVTVAAAADLAVTAAVSAPGTIAGQPAATVLSVVNRGPSTATAVQVSAVIPFGITGIGATSSQGGCAVSGYVATCDIPSLPAGATAGMTITGTVIPQATPGVQATLTASATSGTYEINQADNATSVSSTVVTVTNLSVTQAYTPAVPVAGTTVTYTATVTNQGPSTARDITLTDPIATGSTFVSASTSGGTCALAAATRTVECTLPTTDPGVVRTVTIVVQLDSAGTGAVNNAVSVASSTPESDVTDNNHSVQSAGTAEADVGVQLTIDATTAKPGDTVPFTLIVTNNGPSAATNVAFNTVVPVGFTVNRPASSICTATACTLPGLPASGIVKISGTVTVGATAAAGTQRASTTVISPTTDPNAANDTSVVTFTIELEADLTVSQTLTNDTDSAQPLIAGHLVRGVVTIGNDGPTRAEGVVLRQAIPAGRPVPVATQTGGSCAFQGSGSPGGITSDGGIYVCTRQSLATAATWQIQFGGVLLSASYSGAVFTRTATVSAGSPDPDSAGNSITTTRDVEHRSDLKVVKTVSPGSVVQTDQTTFTIRVSNAGPSDAANVRVREEPDAGLVLLTGTAGAGAYDSSSRVWSLPQVTAGAPAEQLTLTATAQGSGSLTDWSRIIASDSTEIDSSDDADAATVTAAAAAPALKLEALPTLSSGSTVGAAAGDTISYQYRLTNSGNLPLSALAVTGTLGGPGNCGVTTLAPAAVATCPAGSYPVDSGDVGAGLPLNDVVTAKAQAATNIEPVQYAQVTASVPVVVAQPSLAVVITPTVSDDSRQHAAAAGDRIDYSYAVTNNGNVDMSGIALTDDLVTGIACPRTTLVIGDTMTCGIPPANRYTVTPADLDRGGAITNTTAVTGIPDTLTARTYQPFTASVTVAAPAPALTMAVTASPSSGATAGTSIRYTYAVTNTGNVTLTGLNVTDSLVSGVTCPLTVPAGGMVTCLGGPYLVTQDDIDAGGPITDDAIVTGAGVTPGSGVAFAEDGVTVGVVGSVPALTVAVTSTSRPGGVLAGDRIDGQYRVRNTGNVTMSDVAVTDTLGGAAVCPYAVLTVGGFMDCDATGYTVTQADADAGASVTGTVNVDGRAPAQSAATRQATAAVSVPVAAGVARLTVAGTPSVAPADHRNGVEVGDRISYTFAVANPGTLTMRDIAVQDSRFGAAGCPYDTLAPGGTMTCTTLASYRVTDADVTTGADIRNQVEVTARAGGQDHRFGPVELAVPVLVAAPALWVRTTVTVSPAAHHGAVEAGDTIDYTYEVINSGNRPMSGIAVSTTRVGPVTCPGSRLPVRGSMTCTAGGYRVAQSDVDAGVPVVDEISVVGESLSFGPFRVSVGVSTSRPSLRLRMWAEVASASAASASSAASSSASSLADLGKTVRYRYQVTNTGNVTVRDLVVKDAVAGSVTCAETRLAVNAAVSCAADRAYRVTQDDLDNSRPLVTSATASGVWSANSAVSSNRAAASVPVAAAEPRLSADQKAEWTDTDHDGRLSTRDDVVSTVIVRNDGNVTLVDIRVTGLPAAVTCPATRLAPAGTITCRSGVYHLTQPEVDRGRHTYRVRVTGDRTAAGAVDPVEVTAPSTVVVPEEGSEPGPNRPPGAVPVTGGSSALLLTGLAMIGAGLMLLMAGRRPRVVESVIPRG comes from the coding sequence GTGAAGGGAGTCGGGCGCTTCGGGGTGGCCGTACTGCTGGGCGCGCTTTTCCTGCTGCTCCCGGCGTACGAGAGAACCGTGCCGGCCCGCGCCGCCGCGACCACCTGCCCGGCGCCGGTCACCATCGCCAACGGCGACTTCGAGGCACCGGTGATCGCGGCGAACACGATGTCCCTGATCGCCGAGGGCAACGACATGCCCGGCTGGAAGACCACCGCGCCGGACAAGGTCTTCGAGCTGTGGCGCGAGGTCCGGCAGGGTTTCACCGCGGCGTCCGGCAACCAGTTCGTCGAGCTCAACGCCAACTACGTCTCGCAGCTCTACCAGGATCTGCCGACCACTCCGGGCCAGACGCTGCGCTGGGAGTTGCGGCATCGCGGCCGGCTCGGCACCGACGTGATGGCGACCAAGATCGGTCCGCCCGGCGGCACTCTCGTCCAGCAGGGTCCGCTCATCTCCGACGGCTCGGCGACCTGGGGTACCTGGTCCGGCACCTACACGATCCCGGCCGGGCAGACGACCACGCGCTTCGCCTTCGACTCGATCTCGGCCGCGCAGAACAAGCCGACCTACGGCAACTTCCTCGACGGCATCGCGTTCGGCACCGCGCCCTGCCTGATCAGCACGGCCTCGGTCTCCGCGCCGGCGGCGAACGTGGGTGACGTCCTCACGTACACCGTCGCCGCCTCCAACCAGGGCGGCAACCCGGCCAAGAACGCCGTCCTCACCGACGATCTGCCGCCCGGCGTGACGTTCGTGCCCGGTTCGATCAAGTCGATCACCGGTTCCAGCACGACGACGATCTCCGACGCGGCCGACTCGGACACCGGCGAATACGACGCGGCCTCGCGGACGGTCCGGGTCAGGGCGGGGACGGGAGCGGGCGCGAGCTCCGGAGGCCAGCTCCAGGTGGGTGAGACGAGATCCTTCACCTATCAGGTACGGGTGACAGCGGCCGTGGCGGCGACCGTCATCAGCAACGAGGCGACCGTCACCTACCTGGATCCACTCGTCAACGCGACGAAGACCTCGACGTCCGGCACCGCCTCGGTCACCGTGGCCGCCGCCGCCGACCTCGCCGTCACCGCCGCGGTGTCGGCGCCCGGGACGATCGCCGGTCAGCCCGCCGCCACCGTGCTCAGCGTGGTGAACAGGGGGCCGAGCACCGCGACGGCGGTGCAGGTGAGCGCGGTCATCCCGTTCGGCATCACCGGCATCGGCGCGACCTCGTCGCAGGGCGGCTGTGCCGTCTCCGGATACGTCGCCACCTGCGACATACCGTCCCTGCCAGCCGGCGCCACCGCCGGCATGACGATCACCGGCACGGTGATACCACAGGCCACACCGGGTGTGCAGGCCACACTCACCGCCTCGGCGACCAGCGGCACGTACGAGATCAATCAGGCCGACAACGCCACCTCGGTGAGCTCGACCGTCGTCACCGTGACGAATCTGAGCGTGACGCAGGCGTACACACCTGCCGTGCCTGTCGCGGGCACCACCGTGACCTACACCGCCACCGTGACCAACCAGGGGCCGTCCACCGCTCGCGACATCACCCTGACCGACCCGATCGCCACCGGCAGCACCTTCGTCAGCGCGAGCACCTCCGGCGGCACGTGCGCGCTCGCCGCCGCGACCCGGACCGTCGAGTGCACCCTGCCGACCACCGATCCCGGCGTGGTCCGGACCGTCACCATCGTGGTGCAGCTCGACTCGGCCGGCACCGGCGCGGTGAACAACGCCGTCTCGGTCGCCTCCTCCACCCCGGAGTCCGACGTCACCGACAACAACCACTCGGTGCAGTCCGCCGGCACCGCCGAGGCCGACGTCGGCGTGCAGCTCACCATCGACGCCACCACCGCGAAGCCCGGCGACACCGTCCCGTTCACCCTCATCGTGACGAACAACGGGCCGTCGGCCGCCACGAACGTCGCGTTCAACACGGTCGTCCCGGTCGGCTTCACCGTGAACCGGCCCGCCTCGTCCATCTGCACCGCCACGGCCTGCACCCTCCCCGGGCTGCCCGCCAGCGGGATCGTCAAGATCTCCGGAACCGTCACGGTCGGCGCCACCGCCGCGGCCGGCACGCAGCGGGCCAGCACCACCGTCATCTCGCCGACCACCGACCCGAACGCCGCGAACGACACCTCGGTCGTCACGTTCACCATCGAGCTGGAAGCCGACCTGACCGTGAGTCAGACGCTGACGAACGACACCGACAGCGCCCAGCCCCTGATCGCCGGCCACCTGGTCAGGGGCGTCGTCACGATCGGCAACGACGGGCCGACCCGAGCCGAGGGCGTCGTGCTGCGCCAGGCCATCCCCGCCGGGCGGCCCGTCCCGGTCGCCACCCAGACCGGCGGCAGCTGTGCCTTCCAGGGCAGCGGCAGCCCCGGCGGCATCACCAGCGACGGCGGCATCTACGTCTGCACCCGGCAGTCGCTCGCCACGGCCGCGACCTGGCAGATCCAGTTCGGCGGGGTGCTGCTCTCCGCCTCCTACTCGGGCGCGGTCTTCACCCGTACGGCGACCGTCTCGGCCGGCAGCCCCGACCCGGACAGCGCCGGCAACAGCATCACCACCACCCGCGACGTCGAGCACCGCTCCGACCTGAAGGTGGTGAAGACGGTCAGCCCCGGCAGCGTCGTGCAGACCGACCAGACGACCTTCACGATCCGGGTCAGCAACGCCGGCCCGTCCGACGCCGCGAACGTCAGAGTCCGCGAGGAACCGGACGCCGGCCTGGTGCTGCTGACCGGCACGGCCGGCGCCGGCGCGTACGACTCCTCGTCCCGGGTCTGGTCCTTGCCGCAGGTCACCGCCGGCGCCCCCGCCGAGCAGCTCACCCTCACCGCCACCGCGCAGGGCTCGGGCTCGCTCACCGACTGGAGCCGGATCATCGCCTCGGACAGCACCGAGATCGACAGCAGCGACGACGCCGATGCGGCGACCGTCACGGCGGCCGCCGCCGCGCCCGCGCTCAAGCTGGAGGCGCTCCCGACGCTCTCGTCCGGCTCCACCGTCGGCGCCGCGGCCGGCGACACCATCTCCTACCAGTACCGGCTGACGAACAGCGGGAACCTTCCGCTCTCCGCGCTCGCGGTGACCGGAACCCTCGGTGGACCCGGGAACTGCGGCGTCACCACCCTCGCGCCCGCCGCCGTCGCCACCTGCCCGGCCGGTTCCTACCCCGTCGACTCCGGGGACGTCGGCGCCGGCCTGCCCCTCAACGACGTCGTCACCGCCAAGGCGCAGGCCGCCACCAACATCGAACCCGTCCAGTACGCCCAGGTCACCGCGAGTGTCCCGGTGGTCGTGGCGCAGCCGTCGCTGGCCGTCGTGATCACCCCGACGGTCAGCGACGACAGCCGTCAGCACGCCGCGGCGGCCGGCGACCGCATCGACTACTCCTACGCCGTGACGAACAACGGCAACGTCGACATGAGCGGCATCGCCCTGACCGACGACCTCGTCACCGGGATCGCCTGCCCTCGGACCACGCTGGTCATCGGCGACACGATGACCTGCGGCATCCCGCCCGCCAACCGGTACACGGTCACCCCGGCGGACCTCGACCGCGGCGGAGCGATCACCAATACCACCGCCGTCACCGGGATACCCGACACGCTCACGGCCCGTACCTACCAGCCGTTCACCGCCTCGGTGACCGTCGCGGCACCCGCCCCGGCCCTGACCATGGCCGTCACCGCGAGTCCGTCGTCCGGGGCGACCGCCGGCACGAGCATCAGGTACACGTACGCCGTCACCAACACCGGCAACGTCACCCTCACCGGCCTGAACGTCACCGACTCGCTCGTCTCCGGCGTCACCTGCCCGCTCACCGTCCCGGCCGGTGGCATGGTCACCTGCCTCGGCGGGCCCTACCTCGTCACCCAGGACGACATCGACGCCGGCGGGCCGATCACCGACGACGCCATCGTCACCGGCGCCGGCGTCACGCCCGGCAGCGGCGTCGCCTTCGCCGAGGACGGCGTCACGGTCGGCGTCGTCGGGTCGGTGCCCGCCCTCACCGTGGCCGTGACCAGCACCTCCCGGCCCGGAGGGGTCCTGGCCGGCGATCGCATCGACGGGCAGTACCGGGTCCGCAACACCGGCAACGTCACGATGAGCGACGTGGCGGTGACGGACACCCTCGGCGGGGCGGCGGTCTGCCCGTACGCCGTCCTGACGGTCGGCGGTTTCATGGACTGCGACGCCACCGGGTACACCGTCACCCAGGCCGACGCCGACGCCGGCGCCTCGGTGACCGGCACGGTGAACGTGGACGGCCGCGCTCCCGCCCAGAGCGCCGCGACCCGGCAGGCCACCGCCGCCGTCAGCGTTCCCGTGGCGGCCGGCGTCGCCCGGCTCACCGTCGCCGGCACCCCGTCGGTCGCGCCGGCCGACCACCGCAACGGCGTCGAGGTGGGCGACCGGATCAGCTACACGTTCGCGGTCGCCAACCCGGGGACGCTGACCATGCGGGACATCGCCGTGCAGGACAGCCGGTTCGGGGCCGCCGGCTGCCCCTACGACACCCTCGCCCCCGGCGGCACGATGACCTGCACGACGCTCGCCTCCTACCGGGTCACCGACGCGGACGTCACGACCGGCGCCGACATCCGCAACCAGGTCGAGGTGACCGCTCGCGCGGGCGGGCAGGACCACCGCTTCGGTCCCGTCGAACTCGCCGTTCCCGTCCTGGTCGCCGCGCCCGCGCTCTGGGTCCGCACCACCGTCACGGTCAGCCCGGCGGCCCATCACGGCGCGGTGGAGGCCGGCGACACGATCGACTACACGTACGAGGTGATCAACTCGGGGAACCGGCCGATGAGCGGCATCGCCGTCTCGACCACCCGGGTCGGGCCGGTGACCTGCCCCGGCTCGCGGCTCCCCGTGCGGGGCAGCATGACCTGCACCGCCGGCGGATATCGGGTCGCCCAGAGCGATGTCGACGCGGGGGTCCCCGTTGTCGACGAGATCAGTGTGGTGGGGGAATCGCTGTCCTTCGGCCCGTTCCGGGTCAGTGTCGGCGTCTCGACTTCCCGTCCTTCTCTGCGCCTCCGGATGTGGGCCGAGGTCGCCTCCGCTTCCGCGGCCTCTGCCTCCTCTGCCGCCTCCTCCTCTGCCTCCTCCCTCGCGGATCTTGGAAAGACTGTCCGTTATCGATATCAGGTCACGAACACCGGCAACGTCACCGTCCGCGACCTGGTCGTGAAGGACGCGGTCGCCGGATCCGTCACCTGCGCCGAGACCCGCCTCGCGGTGAACGCCGCGGTGAGCTGCGCCGCCGACCGCGCCTACCGGGTCACCCAGGACGACCTCGACAACAGCCGGCCTCTCGTCACCAGCGCCACGGCGTCCGGTGTGTGGTCCGCGAACAGCGCGGTGAGCTCGAACAGGGCGGCCGCGTCGGTGCCGGTCGCCGCCGCCGAGCCGAGACTCAGCGCCGACCAGAAGGCCGAGTGGACCGACACCGATCACGACGGCCGGCTCAGCACCCGCGACGACGTGGTCTCCACCGTCATCGTCCGCAACGACGGGAACGTCACGCTCGTCGACATCCGGGTCACCGGCCTGCCCGCCGCCGTCACCTGCCCGGCCACCCGTCTCGCCCCCGCCGGGACGATCACCTGCCGGTCCGGCGTCTACCACCTGACCCAGCCCGAGGTGGATCGGGGCAGGCACACCTACCGGGTACGGGTCACCGGCGACCGGACCGCCGCGGGAGCCGTCGATCCGGTGGAGGTGACAGCGCCGTCGACGGTGGTCGTACCGGAAGAAGGCTCGGAGCCCGGACCGAACCGCCCACCCGGCGCCGTCCCCGTCACCGGCGGCTCGTCCGCCCTGCTCCTCACCGGGCTCGCGATGATCGGCGCCGGATTGATGTTGCTGATGGCCGGCCGGCGCCCGCGCGTCGTCGAAAGTGTCATACCGCGGGGCTAG
- a CDS encoding nucleotidyl transferase AbiEii/AbiGii toxin family protein: protein MSAARAALDHVLTVVAGSPLAESLVLRGSMTLPAWIGEAARPPGDLDWIVRAPDAVPLADLDPGPFFDRLHPVQLWPEAVHGAARNEIWEFEEFDTGGNRCRLPPEGLRWMPATELGEAYEDIGEHEFAELLRESPRSPSGVEFLPSEIGFASDGDYADYWADPATLDRRVRLTLPWRAPDGSEGAVQVDLACGEPLPDPPVCTAVRRAGDQPPLGLWTASRELSLAWKLHWLAADQRRDGRSAMKDLYDAVLLAELPDLRLSRRLQRVALGSPPADSSPASPLLHPAVIPTWRIAGAPPGGGDSAPWLDRLADAAERLLPAIPAPAAPSP, encoded by the coding sequence ATGAGCGCCGCGCGGGCCGCGCTCGACCATGTGCTGACCGTGGTGGCCGGCTCCCCGCTGGCCGAGTCGCTGGTGCTGCGGGGCAGCATGACGCTGCCGGCCTGGATCGGTGAGGCGGCGCGCCCGCCCGGCGACCTCGACTGGATCGTGCGGGCGCCCGATGCGGTGCCGCTCGCCGACCTCGATCCCGGTCCCTTCTTCGACCGCCTCCACCCGGTCCAGCTCTGGCCGGAGGCGGTGCACGGGGCCGCGCGTAACGAGATCTGGGAGTTCGAGGAGTTCGACACCGGAGGCAACCGCTGCCGGCTGCCGCCCGAAGGCCTGCGCTGGATGCCGGCGACCGAGCTCGGCGAGGCCTACGAGGACATCGGGGAGCACGAGTTCGCCGAGCTGCTCCGGGAGAGCCCGCGCTCACCGTCCGGCGTCGAGTTCCTCCCCTCCGAGATCGGCTTCGCGTCCGACGGGGACTACGCCGATTACTGGGCCGACCCGGCCACCCTCGACCGGCGCGTGCGGCTGACCCTGCCGTGGCGTGCTCCCGACGGTTCGGAGGGCGCCGTCCAGGTCGACCTGGCCTGCGGCGAGCCCCTCCCGGATCCCCCGGTTTGCACCGCCGTCCGCCGGGCCGGCGACCAGCCCCCGCTCGGCCTGTGGACGGCGTCCCGCGAGCTGTCCCTGGCCTGGAAGCTGCACTGGCTCGCAGCCGATCAGCGCAGAGACGGCCGGTCCGCGATGAAGGACCTCTACGACGCCGTCCTGCTGGCCGAGTTGCCCGATCTCCGTTTGAGCCGGCGCTTGCAGCGGGTGGCCCTCGGGTCTCCTCCCGCTGACTCGTCGCCGGCCTCGCCTCTGCTCCACCCGGCGGTGATCCCCACCTGGAGGATCGCCGGTGCTCCACCTGGCGGCGGCGACTCCGCTCCGTGGCTGGACCGCCTGGCCGATGCCGCCGAGAGACTCCTTCCCGCCATTCCCGCGCCGGCCGCGCCGTCCCCCTGA
- a CDS encoding phosphotransferase yields the protein MRIEELQGIAEALGSKVVTTSVLAGGFSHETCLLTLADGQVVARFGGTDPVVEAGVMAAARPHVPVPDVLLVMPGGGQHERPTMVIDYVDGVVLSAVLDHGGLGRSEAGELGAEVGRVVAGVAVVDFDRRGFFVDGDLTVKEEQPWSQQLAGFAESCMAAVPESRLDGETRRAWAQLCEVNASALGSVDGHTRLVHADINPKNILVSRAGSGWRVDALLDWEFSYSGCPYGDAANMARFGADYPAGFLDGFRVGFVERQPAGLSLAENWAYVGRVLDMFALSDLVTRPVGHAVADQAAEQIRLWVRHGVPDRT from the coding sequence ATGCGGATCGAGGAACTCCAGGGCATCGCCGAGGCGCTGGGTAGCAAGGTCGTGACGACCTCCGTGTTGGCGGGCGGCTTCTCTCACGAGACGTGCCTGCTCACGCTTGCTGACGGCCAGGTCGTCGCCCGGTTCGGCGGAACAGATCCGGTGGTTGAGGCAGGGGTGATGGCCGCCGCCCGCCCGCATGTGCCGGTTCCGGACGTCTTGCTGGTCATGCCCGGGGGAGGTCAGCACGAACGGCCGACGATGGTCATCGATTATGTGGACGGCGTCGTGCTGAGTGCGGTGCTCGATCACGGTGGCCTTGGCCGGTCGGAAGCTGGTGAGCTTGGGGCCGAGGTTGGCCGGGTCGTCGCCGGGGTCGCTGTTGTGGACTTCGACCGGCGAGGCTTCTTCGTTGACGGTGATCTCACCGTCAAGGAGGAGCAGCCGTGGTCGCAGCAGCTGGCCGGGTTCGCCGAGAGTTGTATGGCTGCGGTCCCGGAGAGCCGCCTCGACGGCGAGACGCGTCGCGCTTGGGCGCAGCTGTGTGAGGTCAACGCGTCGGCTCTGGGGAGCGTTGACGGTCACACCCGGCTGGTGCATGCCGACATCAACCCGAAGAACATCCTGGTTTCCCGAGCGGGTAGCGGCTGGCGAGTTGATGCGTTGCTGGACTGGGAGTTCAGCTACTCCGGTTGCCCGTATGGCGATGCCGCGAACATGGCGCGCTTCGGAGCCGACTATCCCGCCGGCTTTCTGGATGGTTTCCGTGTGGGCTTCGTTGAACGGCAGCCTGCCGGCCTGTCGCTGGCCGAGAACTGGGCTTACGTGGGCCGGGTTCTCGACATGTTCGCGTTGAGCGACCTCGTGACTCGCCCGGTGGGGCACGCCGTTGCCGACCAGGCCGCCGAACAGATTCGACTCTGGGTGCGGCATGGCGTGCCGGACCGGACTTGA
- a CDS encoding winged helix-turn-helix domain-containing protein: MIAWEFGAADLARLRFAHSPLAEVVASAFALRGDDWLQASWRATVTPSLPRWPTFRAVLLGPRGYAPDFLTPPPRSSHPTLSEELADVAATPLDEVVAQILAGWPGHDAPPEIALFVRDPQAALGRLLAEIRAYFAVAVQPLWPRLRSAAETEIATRGRAAVSHGARMLVHELHPKLGWDGSALQLRYPHKNAHWSLGGHDLTLLPTGFAGGEIYAMPSGGTLWYAPRGFGNLWTETDQPADGAHLSALLGPTRAAVLSLLTTPHSTGEIAARLGLAAGTASHHLTTLRDSGLASVERAGRRLLYQRTLLGDQLLSSRTG; encoded by the coding sequence GTGATCGCGTGGGAGTTCGGCGCCGCCGATCTGGCCCGGCTGCGGTTCGCGCACTCGCCGCTGGCCGAGGTCGTGGCCAGTGCGTTCGCCCTGCGTGGCGACGACTGGCTGCAGGCGTCCTGGCGTGCCACGGTGACGCCGTCGCTGCCGCGGTGGCCGACGTTCCGGGCGGTGCTGCTCGGACCGCGCGGCTACGCTCCGGACTTCCTCACGCCGCCGCCGCGGAGCAGCCATCCGACCCTGTCCGAGGAGCTGGCCGACGTGGCAGCGACCCCCTTGGACGAGGTCGTCGCGCAGATCCTCGCGGGTTGGCCCGGCCACGATGCGCCGCCGGAGATCGCCCTTTTCGTCCGCGATCCGCAGGCCGCGCTCGGGCGGCTCCTCGCGGAGATCCGTGCGTACTTCGCCGTCGCCGTCCAACCTCTGTGGCCACGACTGCGATCCGCAGCGGAGACCGAGATCGCCACTCGCGGCCGGGCTGCCGTGTCACACGGCGCACGAATGCTGGTCCACGAGCTCCATCCCAAGCTGGGCTGGGACGGCTCGGCGTTGCAGTTGCGCTATCCGCACAAGAACGCGCACTGGAGCCTCGGCGGCCACGATCTGACGTTGCTGCCGACGGGTTTCGCGGGCGGCGAGATCTACGCGATGCCGTCGGGCGGCACCCTGTGGTACGCCCCTCGTGGCTTCGGCAACCTCTGGACCGAAACCGATCAGCCTGCGGACGGCGCGCACCTGTCCGCCCTCCTCGGACCGACCCGAGCCGCCGTCCTCTCCCTGCTGACCACCCCGCACAGCACCGGCGAGATAGCCGCGCGCCTCGGCCTGGCAGCGGGCACGGCCTCCCACCACCTCACCACCCTCCGCGACTCCGGCCTGGCCTCGGTCGAGCGGGCGGGGAGGCGCTTGCTCTACCAGCGGACCCTTCTAGGAGATCAGCTGCTTTCTTCCCGTACGGGCTAG
- a CDS encoding aldo/keto reductase, with protein MEYTRLGRTGLTVSRLALGTMNFGWQIGEDESHAILDRAIDSGLNLVDTADMYGRETGDGLSERFIGSWFRRSGLRDRVVLATKVYAPMSEFPNDRGLSARHIIASCEASLRRLRTDWIDIFQMHHIDRHTPWEEIWEAMRTLMIQGKIRYAGTSNFAGWHLSTAQAAADRNRMLGIVSEQCKYNLLTRHAELEVLPAAAALGIGVLPYSPLHFGALSGALRKQRDGVPGRAVMHAADRVEPHRAAIEQFEQLCADLGQEPTTVAIAWLLSRPEVTAPVLGPRSAGQLELPMAALENPLTEETLKALDEIFPPIGKGGPAPEAWAW; from the coding sequence ATGGAATACACCCGCCTGGGCCGGACCGGCCTCACCGTCAGCCGCCTCGCCCTCGGCACCATGAACTTCGGCTGGCAGATCGGCGAGGACGAGAGCCACGCGATCCTCGACCGGGCGATCGATTCCGGGCTGAACCTCGTCGACACCGCCGACATGTACGGCCGCGAGACGGGTGACGGCCTCAGCGAACGCTTCATCGGCAGCTGGTTCCGCAGATCCGGCCTGCGGGACCGGGTCGTCCTCGCCACGAAGGTCTACGCCCCGATGAGCGAATTCCCCAATGACCGCGGTCTATCGGCGCGGCACATCATCGCATCGTGCGAGGCCTCCCTGCGCCGATTGCGAACCGACTGGATCGACATCTTCCAGATGCACCACATCGACAGGCACACCCCGTGGGAGGAGATCTGGGAGGCGATGCGAACGCTCATGATCCAAGGCAAGATCCGGTACGCCGGAACGTCGAACTTCGCCGGTTGGCACCTGAGCACAGCGCAGGCCGCAGCCGATCGGAACCGCATGCTCGGCATCGTCTCCGAGCAATGTAAGTACAACCTTCTGACCCGCCACGCCGAACTCGAGGTGCTTCCGGCCGCCGCCGCACTGGGAATCGGCGTCCTGCCCTATTCACCGCTGCATTTCGGCGCCCTGTCCGGCGCTCTCCGCAAACAGCGCGACGGCGTGCCGGGACGCGCGGTGATGCATGCCGCGGACCGGGTGGAACCGCACCGGGCAGCCATCGAGCAGTTCGAACAGCTCTGCGCCGACCTGGGCCAGGAACCGACGACGGTCGCGATCGCGTGGTTGCTGTCCCGCCCCGAGGTGACGGCACCGGTCCTGGGCCCCCGATCAGCCGGCCAGCTGGAACTCCCGATGGCCGCACTGGAGAACCCACTCACCGAGGAGACCCTGAAGGCCCTCGACGAGATCTTCCCGCCGATCGGCAAGGGAGGCCCAGCCCCCGAGGCATGGGCGTGGTGA
- a CDS encoding ABC transporter ATP-binding protein, whose translation MSRPVAYSRICRPAAPIPSVMGMNAAVECSGITRRFGSVVAVDGLDLTIEQGSVVALVGPNGAGKTTTIAMMLGLAPPDEGTVTVFGGPPSRAVRAGRIGAMLQDGGFVPGATVRDLVELARALYPHPLATAQILERAGLAERAGLAERAGLAERAGLAERAGSAGRAGSAGRAGSAGRAGSAGRAGLAGRRLDRLSGGEVQRARFAFALAGDPDLLVLDEPAAAMDVAARQQFWSAIRDYAGGGHTVLFSTHQLHEADEFADRIVVIASGRVVADGTPAEIREMGGDRSLDAAFLKLTRTEI comes from the coding sequence TTGTCACGGCCGGTCGCGTATTCACGGATCTGCCGCCCGGCAGCGCCGATTCCTAGCGTCATGGGCATGAATGCAGCGGTGGAATGCTCCGGAATCACCCGGCGATTCGGCTCGGTGGTGGCTGTCGACGGGCTTGACCTCACGATCGAGCAGGGCAGCGTGGTCGCCCTGGTCGGACCGAACGGCGCCGGCAAGACGACGACGATCGCGATGATGCTCGGCCTGGCACCACCGGATGAGGGCACGGTGACCGTTTTCGGCGGTCCGCCGTCGCGGGCGGTCCGGGCCGGGCGGATCGGGGCGATGCTGCAGGACGGCGGATTCGTGCCCGGCGCCACGGTGCGAGACCTGGTCGAACTCGCCCGCGCGCTGTACCCGCACCCGCTGGCGACCGCCCAGATCTTGGAGCGCGCCGGGCTGGCTGAGCGGGCGGGGCTGGCTGAGCGGGCGGGGCTGGCTGAGCGGGCGGGGCTGGCCGAGCGGGCGGGGAGCGCTGGTCGGGCGGGGAGCGCTGGTCGGGCGGGGAGCGCTGGTCGGGCGGGGAGCGCTGGTCGGGCGGGGCTGGCTGGGCGGCGGCTTGACAGACTGTCTGGTGGGGAGGTGCAGCGGGCGCGGTTCGCGTTCGCGCTGGCTGGTGATCCGGATCTGCTGGTTCTCGACGAGCCTGCTGCGGCCATGGACGTCGCCGCGCGGCAGCAGTTCTGGTCGGCGATCCGGGACTACGCCGGCGGTGGTCACACCGTTCTGTTCAGCACCCATCAGCTGCATGAGGCAGACGAGTTCGCGGACCGCATCGTGGTGATCGCTTCCGGTCGCGTGGTGGCGGACGGCACGCCCGCGGAGATCCGGGAGATGGGCGGCGACCGGAGCCTCGACGCCGCGTTCCTGAAGCTGACCCGGACGGAGATCTGA